The Bradyrhizobium guangxiense genomic sequence TGACCGGATGCGATTGGTCGCCTGATGCGGCGACCGCGAGCTGCGCGTTCTCACGCCCGCGAGCGTCGTGCAGGCAGGCAACCAGATCGCGTGGCAGGAACGGGCAGTCGCCGGCGGCACTGAGCACCCATTCGACCTCCGGCCGGTTCGCCGCGGTCCAGTCCAGCGCGGCAAGGATGCCGGCGAGAGGGCCGGGAAAGCCGGGTACGTCGTCGGCGACGACCTGCAAGCCGAACGTGGCGAAACGCGCGGGATCGCCGTTCGCATTGAGGATCAACCCGCTGCATTGAGGTTTCAGGCGCGCGATCACGCGCTCCAGAATGGTGCGGCCGCCGATGCTGCGCATCGGCTTGTCGCCGCCGCCCATGCGCCGCGCCAGGCCTCCGGCGAGCAGCACGCCAAGGGTTGATGGAATGCCCGTCAG encodes the following:
- the mobA gene encoding molybdenum cofactor guanylyltransferase MobA, with protein sequence MKLVTTDIPLTGIPSTLGVLLAGGLARRMGGGDKPMRSIGGRTILERVIARLKPQCSGLILNANGDPARFATFGLQVVADDVPGFPGPLAGILAALDWTAANRPEVEWVLSAAGDCPFLPRDLVACLHDARGRENAQLAVAASGDQSHPVIGLWRVALRGELRHALVVEDLRKIDRWTARYPLATVTWPTEPLDPFFNANTIEDIAEAERLAALDDAA